A single Pedobacter sp. PACM 27299 DNA region contains:
- a CDS encoding type I polyketide synthase, which produces MLACNTIADLIDQYTAEQKDELVLTFLDDSGEEKASFTFESLKNSCVTAARNLRLESRKQLPVLIMVEDQADFVLSFFGCVLAGFIPATLPPLRSRHDQQGLGRVLNILKQGVLKAIIVSEKEAVLMKSFLLDNELEALKVWTIESLKNPLSAAVDLPEIKPDDLAYIQFSSGSTATPSGVLLKHQHVIAQMAMMHEVFNRKTKPRVAGWIPFHHDMGLVGHLFTVLYESGFGVFFPAPAFLARPELWLDVLHKYRATAAAAPTFAFELCSRRITINPEWDLSCWEQAYVGSETVSYKILNDFAEKFAAVGFSKSTFRPVFGLAEATLLAAGGSLNLEQLEADILVRKVGEKDIRQLIPYTLEQGCEIRIKDSFSAAVLEEGTEGEIWISGAPVPAAYLAASTDQRLEDGGVRTGDLGMIIGKNLYITGRKKEVVVIRGVNYSAEDLEASIRREDSLIRAHDRTACVSHIRDESEQLWVFQEVQRHLSEQEMKELFMQIQRSLSEDFGVIAGKVIFLAQGLMPKTANHKISRLQCEQLFSSGKLKALAVFPKVAVDNNTPLEGSKDRVVVVGMACRFPGGADSPEQFWELLASGGDAITEVPPERWDNELFYDQNASVPGKVSTKWAGFLDHIADFDPALFGVSSFEASEIDPQQRLLMETSWRLLEQVGIKKEAIAGSATGVFVGISTNDYLYMKIKLMPGMESFNAYSGLGNANSIAANRLSYFYDLKGPSMAVDTACSSSLTAFHLGVKAILNGDCTQSMVAGVNAILSPGPSITLSQFGMLSADGRCKAFDAEANGYVRSEGCGMVMLKLESAAIADGDKIWAIVDSTTLGQDGTSAGMTFPNGSAQHKLLQNSLEAAGLKGADISYIEAHGTGTRAGDPVEMEQLRAIFGESAGNACHVGSVKANVGHLEAAAGIASVMKTILMLDKKQIPPQIHLKTLNPQINISHSRLNISTSLSNWESPGQARRAAINSFGFGGALANVILQEPEQAEHRTNRKGLGKTGFFQLPFVVSGHSAEALRAQISYLQDWLATDPEISWSDLCYTYAVGRSALSYKTYFLAYSLKNLRDKLASWLDLSPVIARDEPAGICFLFTGQGEHFLRMGNELYSQCPAFKEAFDRCAAAIDVPGQPALTELAFKRTETSHWRDEIMQPIHFALQYSLGILWMECGISPQVLLGHSLGEYAAACLAGCFEPEEGMKILRLRGELVKSVPEKGFMATLFMNHEEVQSLINPALASIAAINSPVKTVISGHPEEVNRLLEICKSRGIETYFLKAEQAFHSAILDPMLEEFRKELSAFSFHPPRKRWISSLTGELMTEAPDADYWVNHLRFTVQFAKAVDQLAVENELHFIEIGPGASTLAALRECTGSTKSMLLRSLTFKKGDRTESFYFLDSIGKLYAAGFPINWEQLLAGAFRPELVPGQLFMHQPYWLAGMDLSKFASHASGSADKKSFAVPTSGLQYKLLWNEAGPLSELPTLETGHQPGNWIVVGERTEMLESIISALQEAKYPTFWMATGSGEGRKIKPTVVLPDQAGKEEWHSALARIKDRESRADAVEWKILFLDPVDKEQLFSRNNRGLEQLIPLTQAIHSTAMLTSLWVVSHDAHLVAADQSSSINMASAFTWGFAKTLFLEHPELRGGLIDLSESDELNSRTADLIKKILTPEFERAVVIRSGRPYIQQLVSAPLDAAKPKSFRGDGVFIITGGLGGLGLKCAEWACSKGARKLILLSRRRLPDRSEWAEIKSDEACFAIVQQLMKLEDKGVALEVLSLDVSSPEALSALFDRLDRDKVPVRGVLHAAGLNWFSKILDLDQQRFFNTLKIKGAASWELHKNTTNRDLDCFLLFSSVSAVWGSVDLSHYTAANQFMDALSIYRGQLGLPSLSIDWGPWAEVGMSSQSAEKTLLEKLGFALMAPETALKAMDEALSTSENVRLIADVKWNNFRPFIDFCLQPSLFANVPLLPEINRKTEERKIHARLKESSPEEAMVLIEQIIRAELRTVTLIESTDSIDADQRFNFMGLDSLMAISYVAKLENYFQLKLPSTLTYNYPTIRLLREHLFELLYKPLDNLEVSVLQAELLMAVEEAPILEDQWFVPLNQNSSTGQRLYCFPFAGSGASAFASWSPLLKGELELIGIQSPGREERSEESPFTEMTVFIKELLSVFPEQNEPYYLFGHSLGALMAYEFAIALQDAGRKLPSGIIISGCNAPLRPSDGKIHLMDTNEFIEAVVSRFETHQSAEDRLFALRENHAALKADIELLETYVPANRTLFIPLRVICGTADPLVEPERMKEWINLTKSDFVISFVEGNHQLVHQNASELVQLIRQSMHLHPHLKLQSL; this is translated from the coding sequence ATGTTAGCATGTAATACGATCGCCGATCTGATTGATCAGTATACGGCAGAACAAAAAGACGAGCTGGTACTTACCTTTCTTGATGATTCAGGAGAGGAAAAGGCCAGCTTTACTTTTGAAAGTTTAAAAAATAGCTGCGTTACTGCAGCAAGGAACCTTCGTCTCGAATCAAGAAAGCAATTGCCAGTACTGATTATGGTAGAAGATCAGGCAGATTTTGTACTGAGCTTTTTCGGCTGTGTACTGGCCGGATTTATTCCCGCTACACTTCCCCCATTGAGGAGCAGACACGATCAGCAAGGCCTTGGGAGAGTATTGAATATCCTGAAGCAAGGGGTTTTAAAGGCAATCATTGTATCCGAAAAGGAGGCTGTACTGATGAAGAGCTTTCTACTCGATAATGAGCTCGAAGCGTTGAAAGTCTGGACGATTGAATCCTTGAAAAACCCGCTCAGTGCAGCGGTAGATTTACCTGAAATAAAACCTGACGACCTGGCTTACATTCAGTTTAGTTCAGGTTCAACAGCGACACCTTCAGGGGTATTGCTGAAGCATCAGCATGTCATCGCACAAATGGCGATGATGCATGAAGTTTTTAACAGAAAAACAAAACCAAGGGTAGCCGGATGGATTCCTTTTCATCATGATATGGGCTTGGTAGGGCATTTGTTTACGGTCTTATATGAATCCGGATTTGGTGTGTTTTTTCCTGCTCCGGCTTTTCTCGCCAGACCAGAGCTGTGGCTCGATGTACTGCATAAATATCGCGCAACAGCCGCTGCCGCACCTACATTTGCTTTTGAATTGTGCAGCCGTCGAATCACTATAAATCCGGAATGGGATCTTTCTTGCTGGGAGCAGGCTTATGTAGGTTCGGAAACGGTCAGCTATAAAATATTAAATGATTTCGCTGAGAAATTTGCCGCTGTCGGATTCTCAAAAAGCACTTTCAGGCCTGTTTTCGGATTGGCCGAAGCAACCTTGCTTGCTGCTGGAGGATCGCTCAATCTGGAACAGCTGGAGGCTGATATTCTAGTCAGGAAAGTTGGAGAAAAGGACATTCGACAGCTCATTCCCTATACACTGGAGCAAGGATGCGAGATCCGGATCAAAGATTCTTTTTCGGCAGCAGTGCTGGAAGAGGGGACGGAAGGAGAAATCTGGATTTCTGGTGCTCCCGTGCCGGCCGCTTATTTAGCTGCTTCCACTGATCAGCGCCTGGAAGATGGAGGCGTTCGCACCGGTGATCTTGGAATGATCATAGGTAAAAATCTTTACATCACTGGCCGGAAAAAGGAAGTAGTGGTGATCAGGGGTGTAAATTATAGTGCTGAAGATCTGGAAGCAAGTATAAGAAGAGAAGATTCTCTCATTCGCGCCCACGATCGAACCGCATGTGTATCACATATTAGAGACGAATCCGAGCAGCTATGGGTGTTTCAGGAAGTTCAGCGACACCTTTCTGAACAGGAAATGAAAGAACTTTTCATGCAAATCCAGCGCAGTCTCTCGGAAGACTTTGGTGTCATCGCCGGAAAAGTCATCTTTTTAGCCCAGGGCCTGATGCCTAAAACTGCCAATCATAAAATTTCCCGGCTGCAGTGCGAACAGCTGTTCAGCTCCGGTAAACTGAAAGCATTGGCGGTATTCCCTAAAGTAGCTGTCGATAATAATACACCTTTGGAGGGCTCTAAAGACAGGGTGGTTGTGGTGGGGATGGCTTGCCGTTTCCCTGGTGGAGCAGATAGCCCGGAGCAATTCTGGGAGCTGCTGGCTTCGGGGGGAGATGCCATAACGGAAGTGCCGCCTGAACGCTGGGACAATGAATTGTTTTACGATCAGAACGCTTCTGTACCGGGTAAAGTGAGTACCAAATGGGCAGGGTTTTTAGACCATATCGCCGATTTTGATCCTGCATTATTCGGTGTATCTTCATTTGAAGCCTCCGAAATTGATCCTCAGCAGCGCCTTTTAATGGAAACTTCCTGGCGACTGCTGGAGCAGGTTGGAATAAAAAAAGAAGCGATTGCGGGAAGTGCTACCGGTGTTTTTGTAGGGATTTCTACAAATGATTACCTGTATATGAAGATCAAATTAATGCCTGGAATGGAGAGCTTTAATGCGTACTCCGGTCTGGGGAATGCCAATAGTATCGCCGCAAACCGGCTTTCTTATTTTTATGACCTTAAAGGGCCAAGTATGGCGGTAGATACGGCCTGTTCTTCTTCACTTACTGCTTTTCATCTTGGTGTAAAAGCTATTTTAAACGGTGATTGTACCCAGAGTATGGTGGCTGGGGTGAATGCAATCTTATCACCTGGACCCTCTATCACTTTATCTCAATTTGGAATGCTGTCGGCAGACGGACGCTGTAAAGCCTTTGATGCAGAGGCGAATGGTTACGTACGCTCAGAAGGATGCGGGATGGTGATGCTTAAACTGGAGTCTGCGGCAATTGCCGATGGAGATAAGATCTGGGCAATTGTGGATTCAACGACGCTCGGACAAGATGGTACCAGTGCCGGTATGACTTTCCCAAATGGATCGGCTCAGCATAAATTATTGCAGAATAGTTTGGAGGCCGCCGGATTGAAGGGCGCTGATATCTCCTATATTGAAGCACATGGTACTGGAACACGTGCTGGGGACCCTGTAGAAATGGAACAGCTGCGCGCTATATTTGGCGAATCAGCAGGTAACGCCTGTCATGTGGGATCGGTTAAAGCCAATGTCGGACATCTGGAGGCTGCCGCTGGAATTGCCAGTGTGATGAAGACCATACTGATGCTGGATAAAAAGCAGATACCTCCGCAAATTCACCTGAAAACACTTAATCCTCAGATAAATATTTCCCATTCCCGTTTAAATATTAGCACATCGCTAAGCAATTGGGAGTCCCCAGGACAGGCCCGGCGTGCCGCGATCAATTCCTTTGGTTTTGGTGGTGCACTCGCAAATGTAATCCTTCAGGAACCAGAGCAAGCGGAGCATCGTACAAATCGTAAAGGTCTGGGTAAAACAGGCTTTTTTCAACTGCCTTTTGTCGTGTCGGGGCATTCAGCGGAAGCACTGCGGGCGCAGATCAGTTACCTGCAGGACTGGCTCGCTACCGATCCGGAAATTTCATGGAGCGATCTCTGTTACACGTATGCAGTTGGGCGCTCAGCGCTGAGTTATAAAACTTATTTTCTCGCCTATTCCTTGAAAAATCTTAGAGATAAACTGGCATCCTGGTTGGATTTATCACCGGTCATTGCAAGGGATGAACCCGCAGGTATTTGCTTTTTATTTACCGGACAGGGAGAGCATTTTCTTCGGATGGGGAATGAGTTGTACAGCCAGTGTCCCGCATTTAAGGAGGCTTTCGATCGCTGTGCAGCAGCTATTGATGTGCCAGGGCAGCCTGCTTTAACTGAACTTGCTTTTAAAAGAACAGAAACTTCCCATTGGAGAGATGAAATTATGCAGCCCATTCATTTTGCGCTGCAATACAGCCTGGGTATTTTGTGGATGGAATGCGGGATTTCTCCGCAAGTCTTGCTGGGACATAGCTTAGGCGAATACGCAGCAGCCTGTCTGGCGGGTTGTTTTGAGCCTGAAGAGGGGATGAAAATCTTACGCCTCAGAGGTGAACTGGTGAAATCTGTTCCTGAAAAAGGCTTTATGGCAACGCTGTTTATGAACCATGAAGAGGTGCAGTCGCTGATCAACCCTGCATTGGCGTCGATTGCCGCAATCAATAGTCCTGTGAAAACCGTAATTTCCGGTCACCCGGAAGAAGTAAATAGATTGTTAGAGATCTGCAAATCAAGAGGAATTGAAACCTATTTCCTGAAAGCAGAACAAGCTTTTCATAGTGCGATTCTGGATCCAATGCTGGAGGAGTTTCGCAAAGAGCTATCTGCTTTTTCATTTCATCCACCAAGGAAAAGATGGATTTCCTCCCTTACTGGAGAGCTGATGACCGAAGCTCCAGATGCAGATTATTGGGTGAATCACCTGCGTTTTACGGTGCAATTTGCCAAGGCTGTAGATCAGCTGGCTGTCGAAAATGAGCTGCACTTTATAGAAATTGGTCCAGGAGCAAGCACGCTGGCTGCGCTGCGGGAATGTACCGGAAGCACGAAGTCGATGCTGCTGCGGTCTTTAACCTTCAAAAAGGGTGATCGTACAGAAAGTTTCTATTTTCTGGATTCGATAGGCAAGTTATATGCTGCTGGTTTTCCCATCAATTGGGAGCAGCTATTGGCTGGAGCGTTCAGGCCTGAACTCGTTCCCGGGCAGTTATTTATGCATCAGCCTTATTGGCTGGCAGGGATGGACCTTAGTAAGTTTGCAAGTCATGCTTCAGGATCTGCCGACAAAAAATCTTTCGCTGTACCCACCAGCGGTTTACAATATAAATTGCTATGGAATGAAGCAGGACCTCTATCCGAATTACCTACGCTGGAAACTGGGCATCAACCAGGCAACTGGATTGTAGTTGGAGAAAGAACCGAAATGCTTGAATCCATCATTTCAGCCCTACAGGAAGCAAAATATCCTACTTTCTGGATGGCTACCGGATCAGGCGAGGGCCGAAAAATTAAACCAACAGTAGTATTGCCCGATCAAGCCGGTAAGGAAGAATGGCATTCGGCTTTGGCGAGAATAAAGGACCGTGAATCACGGGCTGATGCAGTAGAATGGAAGATTTTATTCTTGGATCCTGTAGATAAAGAACAGCTGTTTTCCAGGAATAACCGGGGATTAGAACAGCTCATTCCACTCACACAGGCCATTCATAGCACGGCCATGCTGACCTCCCTTTGGGTAGTTAGCCATGATGCCCATTTAGTCGCAGCCGATCAATCTTCCTCAATAAATATGGCTTCAGCTTTTACCTGGGGTTTCGCCAAGACCTTGTTTCTGGAACATCCAGAACTGCGTGGCGGCCTTATTGATCTTTCTGAATCGGATGAATTAAATTCGCGGACGGCCGATCTGATTAAAAAGATATTGACACCTGAATTTGAAAGAGCGGTAGTGATACGGTCGGGTAGACCATATATTCAGCAGCTGGTCAGCGCTCCACTTGACGCGGCAAAACCGAAATCCTTTAGAGGAGATGGTGTGTTCATCATTACAGGCGGACTCGGCGGACTCGGTTTAAAATGTGCAGAATGGGCATGCAGCAAAGGGGCACGAAAGCTTATTTTATTGAGCAGGAGGAGATTGCCTGATCGATCGGAATGGGCTGAAATCAAGTCTGATGAGGCATGTTTTGCTATTGTTCAGCAATTGATGAAGCTTGAAGATAAAGGCGTAGCCCTGGAAGTACTCAGTCTTGATGTCTCTTCGCCGGAGGCACTCAGCGCCCTTTTTGACCGTCTGGATAGGGATAAAGTACCCGTGCGTGGTGTGCTGCATGCTGCCGGGTTAAACTGGTTTTCGAAAATATTAGACCTGGATCAACAGCGTTTCTTTAATACCTTAAAGATCAAAGGAGCTGCTTCATGGGAACTGCATAAAAATACTACTAACCGAGATTTAGACTGTTTCCTGCTGTTTTCTTCTGTGTCGGCAGTTTGGGGCTCAGTAGATCTCAGCCACTACACTGCTGCCAACCAATTTATGGATGCGCTCAGCATTTACCGCGGCCAGCTTGGCTTACCAAGTTTAAGTATAGACTGGGGGCCTTGGGCGGAAGTGGGGATGAGCTCACAGTCGGCAGAAAAGACGCTGCTGGAAAAATTAGGATTTGCGCTGATGGCTCCGGAGACTGCGCTAAAAGCCATGGACGAAGCACTATCTACCTCCGAAAACGTTCGACTGATCGCTGATGTAAAATGGAATAATTTTAGACCGTTTATCGATTTTTGTCTGCAACCTTCACTATTTGCAAATGTGCCCCTTCTTCCTGAAATAAACCGCAAAACTGAGGAGCGGAAAATACACGCCAGATTAAAAGAAAGCTCCCCGGAAGAAGCTATGGTCCTGATTGAACAAATTATAAGGGCAGAATTGAGAACGGTGACACTGATTGAGTCAACAGATTCGATTGATGCAGATCAGCGTTTCAATTTCATGGGACTGGATTCGCTGATGGCGATATCCTACGTAGCGAAATTAGAAAACTATTTCCAGCTTAAACTCCCCTCAACACTGACTTACAACTATCCTACCATTCGTTTGCTTCGGGAGCATTTGTTTGAATTGTTATACAAACCGCTTGACAATCTTGAGGTTAGTGTGCTGCAGGCAGAACTATTAATGGCTGTCGAAGAAGCACCTATTCTGGAAGATCAATGGTTTGTGCCGCTCAACCAGAATTCAAGCACTGGACAGCGCCTTTATTGTTTTCCATTTGCAGGTTCCGGAGCTTCGGCATTTGCTTCCTGGAGTCCTTTGCTGAAGGGGGAACTGGAACTGATCGGCATACAAAGTCCTGGTAGGGAAGAGCGGTCGGAAGAAAGTCCATTTACAGAAATGACGGTCTTTATTAAAGAACTGCTGAGCGTTTTTCCTGAGCAAAATGAACCTTATTACTTATTCGGACATAGTCTCGGCGCTTTGATGGCTTATGAGTTTGCTATTGCGCTGCAGGATGCCGGTAGAAAGCTGCCATCCGGAATCATCATCTCTGGCTGTAATGCTCCGCTCCGGCCATCGGATGGAAAGATTCATTTGATGGATACCAACGAATTTATTGAGGCTGTGGTTTCCAGATTCGAAACACATCAGTCAGCTGAAGACCGTCTATTCGCGCTGCGTGAAAACCATGCCGCATTGAAGGCCGATATCGAATTGCTCGAAACTTATGTGCCGGCCAATAGAACGCTTTTTATTCCATTGAGGGTGATCTGTGGAACAGCAGATCCTTTGGTCGAGCCCGAACGAATGAAGGAATGGATCAATCTTACGAAGAGCGATTTTGTAATTTCTTTTGTGGAAGGAAATCACCAGCTGGTACATCAAAACGCTTCAGAATTGGTTCAGCTCATCCGACAGTCCATGCATCTTCATCCACATCTTAAACTGCAATCACTATGA
- a CDS encoding aspartyl/asparaginyl beta-hydroxylase domain-containing protein — MKQASLNYKKPWYNVSGGRYNGNEPAFYDAQQLPWVAVLESNWEIMRNELLALMEVKPQRLQPYFINKEMSFPPQQWKTMGLYFWKFAMHKNCKRCPQTVAILKTIPGLTSFSLSVLEAGSNINPHQGDTDAIYRCHVGISIPEGLPNCGFQVGKEIRPWEEGKALPFCDAQTHTAWNHSNERRIVLILDVMRPEYIDRQNSVCAHVLASSFLQMLYQRFKVLGSRSGYLKSTLYHVSRITILGVLPIQRGLRLITF; from the coding sequence ATGAAACAAGCGTCGTTAAATTATAAAAAACCCTGGTATAATGTTTCCGGAGGCCGATACAATGGCAATGAGCCTGCTTTCTATGATGCTCAGCAATTGCCTTGGGTAGCGGTGCTGGAGAGCAACTGGGAAATCATGCGGAATGAACTGCTCGCCTTGATGGAAGTAAAACCCCAGCGACTGCAGCCTTATTTTATCAATAAAGAGATGTCTTTTCCACCCCAGCAATGGAAAACTATGGGACTTTATTTCTGGAAGTTTGCCATGCATAAAAATTGTAAGAGATGCCCGCAGACTGTAGCTATCCTAAAAACAATTCCCGGACTGACTTCCTTCTCGTTAAGTGTACTTGAAGCGGGCTCGAATATTAATCCTCATCAGGGAGATACAGACGCCATTTACCGATGCCATGTAGGGATTTCGATACCAGAAGGCTTACCGAATTGCGGGTTTCAAGTAGGGAAGGAGATTCGGCCCTGGGAAGAAGGGAAGGCCTTGCCTTTCTGTGATGCACAAACGCATACCGCCTGGAATCATTCAAATGAACGGCGCATTGTGCTCATTCTGGATGTGATGAGACCCGAGTATATTGATCGTCAAAACAGTGTTTGTGCACATGTGCTTGCCTCTTCTTTTTTACAAATGCTTTATCAGCGATTTAAGGTGCTGGGGAGTCGTTCCGGTTACTTGAAAAGCACACTGTATCATGTTTCAAGGATTACTATTTTAGGCGTTTTGCCTATTCAGAGAGGGCTGAGGTTGATTACCTTTTAA
- a CDS encoding class I SAM-dependent methyltransferase, producing MKSKYIKEAFGNIDIYLFDQLAKGTYDECNVILDAGCGTGRNLLYFLNSGAKVFGVDQNPEAILQLRNLASQFPQINPEENFKVTAVEQLSFEPESFDLVISSAVLHFAENLNHFEAMLNSMWRVLKPGGYFFCRLASDIGIESLVRFIGNGRYILPDGSERFLVNQEMLLRLTKNLGGELHEPIKTTNVQSLRSMTTWCVRKTR from the coding sequence ATGAAAAGCAAATATATTAAGGAAGCCTTCGGAAATATTGATATTTATTTATTCGACCAATTGGCTAAAGGGACCTATGATGAGTGTAATGTCATTTTGGATGCCGGTTGTGGAACAGGCAGGAATTTGCTTTACTTTTTAAATAGTGGTGCAAAGGTTTTCGGTGTAGATCAAAATCCGGAAGCTATCTTGCAACTCAGGAATCTTGCCAGTCAATTTCCTCAGATTAATCCAGAAGAAAACTTCAAAGTGACAGCAGTTGAACAGCTATCCTTTGAACCAGAAAGCTTCGACCTGGTGATTAGCAGTGCCGTACTCCACTTTGCTGAAAACCTCAATCACTTTGAAGCCATGCTGAATTCCATGTGGCGCGTTTTAAAGCCAGGAGGTTATTTTTTCTGCCGGCTAGCGTCAGATATAGGAATAGAGTCGTTAGTCAGGTTTATCGGGAACGGCAGGTACATACTTCCAGATGGATCAGAACGCTTTCTAGTCAATCAGGAGATGTTGCTCAGACTCACCAAAAATCTTGGCGGAGAACTTCATGAACCCATAAAAACCACTAATGTCCAGAGCCTGAGAAGTATGACTACATGGTGTGTGCGCAAAACAAGGTAA
- a CDS encoding peroxiredoxin family protein, producing the protein MKNLILTILFQVICLYAKSQTIDLPTLFKKVDFATRQITSGQFKLNDNYTKVSVGEDSSQRFKSYDYYFKSNPLDTIIGYKISSLGSSGLQQLYNGSELLVLTSWDKMLEIAPVVKNPQKIKDLKQGTLTVPLIKSINSTFQRAVQYQNLGKWTLSQNKVSYKGQSCYKISTPPYIGQNNRSFANYYISVNSFIPIGQENIIENTIASAKEIQTFEIWISDFKPNTIIKDKQFNKESLSGYDREITIDETVKLKNDELLKKGNISPDWELPLLSGGTLKLSDLKNKIVILDFWYKACAPCQKQMIDLQKLHDKFDKNKVVFVSVNTKDDPIKDKLALFLKNRALTMTCVYKGNLIEKLYHVYASPALFIINQNGEIAFTLDGYSDTLIKDVNNEIERLL; encoded by the coding sequence ATGAAAAATCTAATCCTTACCATTCTATTCCAAGTGATTTGTCTCTATGCAAAATCACAAACAATTGATTTGCCGACATTATTTAAGAAAGTTGATTTTGCTACCCGACAAATAACAAGTGGTCAATTCAAACTAAATGACAATTATACAAAAGTGTCGGTGGGAGAAGATAGTAGTCAGAGATTCAAATCCTACGATTATTATTTTAAGTCAAATCCTTTAGATACTATAATTGGCTATAAGATCTCATCGTTAGGCAGTTCAGGCCTTCAGCAGCTTTATAACGGCAGCGAATTACTAGTATTAACATCCTGGGATAAGATGCTCGAAATAGCCCCGGTAGTGAAGAATCCACAGAAAATTAAAGATTTAAAACAAGGCACTCTAACTGTTCCACTTATTAAATCAATCAATTCTACTTTTCAGCGTGCTGTTCAATATCAAAATCTAGGGAAATGGACTTTATCCCAAAATAAGGTCAGCTATAAAGGGCAATCTTGCTATAAGATAAGCACCCCACCATATATTGGTCAAAACAACAGGTCTTTTGCAAACTATTATATCTCTGTCAATAGTTTTATACCTATTGGCCAGGAGAATATTATTGAGAATACTATCGCTAGCGCAAAAGAAATCCAGACTTTTGAAATTTGGATTTCGGACTTTAAACCTAATACAATTATTAAGGACAAACAATTCAATAAGGAATCCTTGTCAGGTTATGATAGGGAAATCACAATTGATGAGACTGTTAAACTTAAAAACGATGAACTCCTCAAAAAGGGTAATATATCACCTGATTGGGAATTGCCACTGTTAAGCGGCGGAACCTTAAAACTAAGCGATCTTAAAAACAAAATTGTAATCCTCGACTTCTGGTATAAAGCCTGTGCACCTTGCCAAAAGCAGATGATAGACTTACAAAAACTCCATGATAAATTTGACAAGAATAAAGTGGTTTTTGTCAGTGTAAATACAAAGGATGATCCTATTAAGGATAAGCTAGCCTTATTTCTGAAGAATAGAGCCTTAACCATGACCTGCGTTTATAAAGGAAACCTGATAGAAAAACTATACCATGTATATGCTTCTCCAGCATTATTTATAATAAATCAAAACGGAGAAATTGCATTTACACTGGATGGATATTCAGATACTTTGATTAAAGATGTAAATAACGAAATTGAAAGGCTTTTATAA
- a CDS encoding MarR family winged helix-turn-helix transcriptional regulator, translating to MNLAKAQAVISRRFDRLNVHGIGFNDLMILYVLRQSTDGKMRRIDLADQIGLTASGITRMLLPMEKIGLVTREANERDARVSYVVLTSAGKQLFEDAEKTASTLASEIVPALKPKDFNLLADLLSSLGGKIA from the coding sequence ATGAACCTAGCGAAAGCACAGGCTGTGATTTCCCGCAGGTTCGATCGCTTAAATGTTCACGGCATAGGTTTTAATGACCTTATGATCCTTTATGTCTTGCGTCAGTCTACAGATGGAAAAATGAGAAGGATAGATCTCGCAGACCAAATTGGCCTCACAGCTTCTGGCATAACTCGAATGTTGTTACCGATGGAGAAAATAGGGCTGGTAACCCGGGAAGCAAATGAACGCGATGCTAGAGTGAGTTATGTCGTACTCACCTCAGCTGGAAAGCAGTTGTTTGAAGACGCTGAAAAGACAGCCAGTACACTAGCCAGTGAAATTGTTCCAGCTTTAAAACCAAAAGACTTCAACCTTTTAGCAGATTTGTTATCCAGTCTTGGTGGCAAGATTGCCTAA
- a CDS encoding phosphotransferase → MKTIHSLIPASRSAAVENALIQTFNTTALQEIILLTDGLSAAKVYKIVVKDQHYVLKLADLAEAIHDHSCMELAANAGVAPPVYYINKTTGITITGYIQHIPLHTAFKSPNILLMELTKTIRSIHELPLFSKESSLLDTVDGLVTEFKASQMLTGSTFDSCFAYYEVIKACYPWHDSDKVSSHNDLNPNNMIFDGEKIWIIDWEAAFKNDRYADLAITANFFTAADQEEHIMLETYFGDDLKEYNRARFFVMRQICRIVYAMLMFRLANASARNGAIHDPDMEGVTMTVIRKQLAHEQLNLAEYQGQLLFGKAMLNEAMNNMRSARFDTSIEELSRSKVS, encoded by the coding sequence ATGAAAACTATACATTCCCTTATACCAGCGTCAAGATCAGCCGCAGTTGAAAACGCATTGATACAGACTTTTAATACGACAGCATTACAAGAAATAATTTTATTGACTGATGGGCTATCCGCTGCCAAAGTGTATAAAATTGTTGTTAAGGATCAGCATTATGTTTTGAAATTAGCTGACCTGGCTGAGGCTATCCATGACCATTCTTGTATGGAATTGGCTGCCAACGCTGGCGTTGCTCCTCCAGTTTATTATATAAATAAAACTACAGGTATAACGATTACAGGCTATATTCAGCATATTCCATTGCATACTGCTTTCAAATCTCCCAACATCTTATTAATGGAGCTTACAAAAACTATCCGAAGTATCCATGAACTGCCACTTTTTTCGAAGGAAAGCAGTTTACTGGATACCGTTGATGGACTTGTTACTGAGTTCAAAGCATCACAAATGTTAACAGGTTCTACTTTTGATTCATGCTTTGCTTACTATGAGGTGATTAAAGCATGTTATCCCTGGCATGATAGCGATAAGGTTTCGAGTCATAATGATCTTAATCCAAATAATATGATCTTTGATGGAGAGAAAATATGGATTATTGACTGGGAGGCTGCTTTTAAAAATGACCGTTATGCTGACCTCGCTATCACAGCAAACTTCTTTACAGCGGCAGATCAGGAAGAACATATTATGTTGGAGACCTATTTTGGGGATGATTTAAAGGAGTATAACAGGGCAAGGTTCTTTGTCATGCGTCAAATCTGTCGTATAGTTTACGCGATGCTGATGTTCAGATTAGCAAATGCTTCAGCCAGGAATGGGGCAATTCATGATCCCGATATGGAGGGAGTGACTATGACAGTAATAAGAAAACAGTTAGCTCATGAGCAGTTAAATCTTGCTGAATATCAGGGGCAGTTGTTATTTGGTAAAGCTATGTTGAATGAGGCTATGAATAATATGCGTTCTGCTAGATTTGATACGTCTATTGAAGAATTGTCGCGTTCTAAAGTAAGTTGA